From Natronorubrum halophilum, a single genomic window includes:
- a CDS encoding ABC transporter ATP-binding protein, translated as MTEHEEFETELDAYRERVSRPLLRLFHTYGLGEGRWLALGLFSSVLAYGTILVTPLVLGTTIDAVFGEETYALPLVPAAWLPTDPTAQFWLSATVIGVALAGGALLQWIRGVAMNFFAHGVMYTIRTETYEKMQRLDMTFFDNKETGEVMSILNNDTSNLEVFFDNALGDSVRIGVIVVGITAALLYTNWQLALVTLGAVPLLVAFTWWFVRVIEPRYTAVRSTIGDLNTRIENGLSGIELVKTASTEEYENGRVRDVSQEVLDAQMDVLKLSYFYRPGMELITGVALLATFVVGGLWVFSGPPLFFSGELTTGDFVVFMLLTQRLTGPMAQLSSIVDWYENAKASGRRICGLMYVPVRIRDTPNSVPLEDVDGRIEYDDVRFSYEGEETILDGVDFDVEAGETVALVGATGAGKSTVAKLLLRLYDIDDGAIRVDGHDVQDLRVSDLREAIGYVSQDTFLFDGTVAENIRYGRFDASDDEVRAAAAAAEAHEFIRELSEGYRTRVGERGVKLSGGQRQRIALARVILQDPAIILLDEATASVDTETEYLIQRSLERLTADRTTLAIAHRLSTIKDADTILALEDGRVVERGTHEELVAADGLYANLWGVQTGEIDDLPETFVDTVAHGPVDGER; from the coding sequence GTGACCGAGCACGAGGAGTTCGAGACGGAACTCGACGCCTACCGCGAGCGAGTCTCGCGGCCGTTGCTTCGACTGTTCCATACGTACGGCCTCGGCGAGGGGCGCTGGCTCGCACTCGGGCTGTTCTCCAGCGTGCTCGCCTACGGGACGATCCTCGTGACGCCGCTCGTGCTCGGGACGACCATCGACGCGGTGTTCGGGGAGGAAACGTACGCGCTTCCGCTCGTGCCCGCCGCGTGGCTGCCGACCGACCCGACCGCACAGTTCTGGCTGTCCGCGACCGTTATCGGGGTCGCGCTGGCGGGCGGCGCGCTCCTCCAGTGGATTCGGGGCGTGGCGATGAACTTCTTCGCCCACGGGGTGATGTACACGATTCGAACGGAGACGTACGAGAAGATGCAGCGCCTCGATATGACGTTCTTCGACAACAAGGAGACGGGAGAGGTCATGTCGATTCTGAACAACGATACCTCGAACCTCGAGGTGTTCTTCGATAACGCGCTGGGCGACAGCGTGCGGATCGGCGTGATCGTCGTCGGGATCACCGCCGCGTTGCTGTACACGAACTGGCAACTCGCGCTGGTCACGCTGGGGGCCGTGCCGCTGCTGGTCGCGTTCACCTGGTGGTTCGTCAGGGTGATCGAGCCCCGGTACACCGCCGTCCGCTCGACGATCGGCGATCTGAACACGCGCATCGAGAACGGCCTCAGCGGGATCGAACTCGTCAAGACCGCCAGTACCGAGGAGTACGAGAACGGCCGGGTTCGCGACGTCTCACAGGAGGTCCTCGACGCGCAGATGGACGTGTTGAAGCTGAGTTACTTCTACCGGCCCGGCATGGAGTTGATCACCGGCGTGGCGCTGCTCGCGACGTTCGTCGTCGGCGGACTGTGGGTGTTCTCCGGACCGCCGCTGTTCTTCTCCGGGGAGCTCACCACGGGCGACTTCGTCGTCTTCATGCTGTTGACCCAGCGCCTGACGGGGCCGATGGCCCAGCTCTCGAGCATCGTCGACTGGTACGAGAACGCAAAGGCGTCTGGCAGGCGTATCTGCGGACTGATGTACGTTCCGGTCAGGATTCGGGACACGCCGAACTCGGTCCCGCTCGAGGACGTCGACGGTCGGATCGAGTACGACGACGTTCGGTTCAGCTACGAGGGTGAGGAGACCATCCTCGACGGCGTCGACTTCGACGTGGAGGCGGGGGAAACGGTCGCGCTCGTCGGCGCGACCGGCGCGGGCAAGTCGACGGTCGCGAAACTCCTGTTGCGGTTGTACGACATCGACGACGGCGCGATCCGCGTCGACGGTCACGACGTACAGGATCTCCGCGTTTCGGACCTGCGGGAAGCCATCGGCTACGTGAGCCAGGACACGTTTCTCTTCGACGGCACGGTCGCCGAGAACATCCGTTACGGACGCTTCGACGCAAGCGACGACGAGGTTCGGGCGGCCGCCGCCGCGGCGGAGGCCCACGAGTTCATCCGAGAGCTTTCGGAGGGATACCGGACGCGAGTCGGCGAGCGCGGGGTCAAACTGTCGGGCGGTCAGCGCCAGCGGATCGCACTGGCTCGGGTGATCCTTCAGGATCCCGCGATCATCCTGCTGGACGAGGCGACCGCCAGCGTCGACACGGAGACCGAGTACCTCATCCAGCGCTCGCTCGAGCGCCTGACCGCCGACCGGACGACGCTGGCGATCGCCCACAGGCTGTCGACGATCAAAGACGCCGACACCATCCTCGCGCTGGAGGACGGACGGGTCGTCGAGCGCGGCACCCACGAGGAGCTGGTCGCGGCGGACGGCCTGTACGCCAATCTGTGGGGCGTACAAACCGGCGAGATCGACGACTTGCCCGAGACGTTCGTCGATACCGTCGCTCACGGGCCAGTTGACGGCGAGCGGTGA
- a CDS encoding ABC transporter ATP-binding protein, whose amino-acid sequence MRGTTTDVGRTKESGETAVVEPSDAIAESAPSTLSGSELVFRYSSSGEPIIGGESIAAEPGAVTALVGPNGSGKSTLLKGLANQLAPEGGSVLLGGDDVQSMGTKALARKLGLLSQESTSPSSITVEDLVYHGRYPHRGFFETVSEADREAVDRAIKLAGCGHLLEREVGSLSGGQKQLAWIAMALAQETDVLLLDEPTTFLDLHHQLAVLEIIEHLREESDITVVVVLHDIEQAARLADRMVVLENGEIRARGAPEEVVTEALLEEVFRIDAEVELTERGPRIDPLCARSDDADSDHGDEACQRNDGVEAE is encoded by the coding sequence ATGAGAGGCACAACCACGGACGTTGGACGGACGAAGGAATCGGGGGAGACAGCCGTCGTCGAGCCGTCGGATGCGATTGCCGAGTCGGCTCCGAGTACGCTCTCCGGCTCTGAACTCGTGTTCCGGTACTCGAGTTCGGGCGAACCGATCATCGGCGGCGAATCCATCGCGGCCGAACCGGGTGCCGTCACCGCCCTCGTCGGCCCGAACGGGTCGGGGAAGAGTACGCTTTTGAAGGGGCTGGCGAACCAGCTCGCGCCCGAGGGCGGTTCGGTACTGCTCGGCGGCGACGACGTGCAGTCGATGGGGACGAAGGCGCTCGCCCGGAAGCTCGGCTTACTCTCTCAGGAGAGTACATCGCCGAGCAGTATCACCGTGGAGGATCTCGTCTACCACGGCCGCTACCCCCATCGAGGCTTTTTCGAGACCGTCTCCGAAGCGGATCGGGAGGCGGTCGATCGCGCGATCAAACTCGCGGGCTGTGGCCACCTCCTCGAACGGGAGGTCGGGAGCCTCAGCGGCGGGCAGAAACAACTCGCGTGGATCGCGATGGCACTGGCCCAGGAAACCGACGTGCTCTTGCTCGACGAACCGACGACGTTCCTCGACCTCCACCATCAGCTAGCGGTCCTGGAGATCATCGAGCACCTGCGTGAGGAAAGCGACATCACGGTCGTCGTCGTGCTCCACGACATCGAACAGGCGGCGCGGCTCGCCGACCGCATGGTCGTCCTCGAGAACGGCGAGATACGGGCTCGAGGAGCGCCCGAAGAGGTCGTCACCGAAGCGCTTCTCGAGGAGGTGTTCCGCATCGACGCCGAGGTCGAACTGACCGAGCGCGGACCGCGGATCGACCCGCTCTGCGCTCGCAGCGACGACGCCGATTCGGATCACGGCGACGAAGCCTGCCAACGAAACGACGGCGTGGAGGCCGAGTAG